In a genomic window of Diabrotica undecimpunctata isolate CICGRU chromosome 2, icDiaUnde3, whole genome shotgun sequence:
- the Vps15 gene encoding phosphoinositide 3-kinase regulatory subunit 4 isoform X2, whose translation MGNQLVGIAPSQIFPVERYLTDIPNLKFDTSLGSTRFLKVARAESQEGLIVVKVFVIHDPSLPLSPYKDHLEDVRKKLSSAVNCIPYQKIILTEKAGIIMREYIKYSLYDRISTRPFLTNIEKRWITFQILYALHQCHKVGVCHGDIKLENITVTSWNWVLLVDFASFKPTFVPVDNPADYSYFFDTSRRRVCYLAPERFSSTSTTITESSSLIAEANCDSGDLTPAMDIFSAGCALLELWNELHVPFEYSQLLAYCSGKYSPEKHLNKLDDPNLRSLISSMIEKDPTKRKRADDYLAEYRGTLFPEYFFSFLQSYMLIFSSNPILSADDKIMRLKHDINDIFTFLGPMTKSKDNESEKSDGEKVDKGECEGLVIITSLVTSCIRGLHTCSSKLYSLEILLDLASHASDETVLDRILPYIMYLAHDSSTRVKISAINTITKCLDLVTKISRSDANIFPEYILPELAPLATDPNTCVRAAYAKNIATLAEISLRYLEQIQNDWYDNNSTNKQKDEHTFNYELELQALHEMISQTVSALLTDTQSIVKQTLMDSGITKLCVFFGKTKANDVLFSHMITFLNDKEDKELRGTFFECIVGVAAYIGWHCSGILAPLLLQGLTDSSEFVTAKSINAMSSLTELGLITKPSLCELVTECSYFLVHPSLWVRQAVAGFISTAAKSLTILDVQCKMMPKLKIYMKYPLIQIDKPELLLESLVSPIPRNVYDSVVSYNEIDSIFDLLKERRSLRECVNTGKVPTTDFHRDYQPSLKNLFRRLEANGLNETMEEYFLKMSHHLKKINKYKLHLDGRQNKPAEGRLETSSINSSVKSHIYNLGDAQKGDYMANSSEVLTRQSESTNSGGPPSRSTSSRPSSPPPDSNNHFNSTDPSSNVSLHERSYIQYRKSNCYIELANLKARQQDHYFEALRNKEWAEQATWRPQLPPPGWRLRGVLVAHLHEHKGAVNKLCVLPDTPYFASSSSDGSVRLWDCAKMEGKNIANRSKQHYKLGSNINGMAVCESGQSLGVICQDGSINILRVDSAGNKMTAVQSRQLNADDDGYAVDVQCLDSGSQSVLVYATLYGSLIGWDLRAPGNAFKLDNGLKSGVITTFCLDYHQSWLMLGTSNGTHAAWDLRFQLPIMTFDHPSGSVRIKKVLSHPTEHSWVMSSIQGNNEISMWNIETSFRQKVLWGSTSPPLSKQGTVNSVCAMLGGCIDRSPFLLAGGTDQRLRFWNLESPSESYLAIPGASDPAGTALSYRSRLIDGTLVIYEEAGTIRKLDRGEEIPRPGPEPPATGHRDCISDIAMCKASQCFLVTSSKDGVIKVWK comes from the exons atgggAAATCAACTTGTGGGCATAGCCCCATCCCAAATTTTCCCCGTGGAACGATATTTGACAGATATCCCGAACTTAAAATTTGATACAAG tttGGGAAGCACCAGATTTCTAAAAGTAGCGAGGGCGGAATCTCAAGAAGGTTTAATTGTAGTTAAAGTTTTTGTAATTCATGATCCATCTTTACCCCTTTCGCCCTATAAGGATCACCTTGAGGATGTAAGGAAGAAATTAAGTTCAGCTGTTAACTGTATTCCTTATCAGAAAATTATTTTAACCGAGAAAGCAGGAATCATTATGAGAGAATATATTAAGTATAGTTTGTATGACAGAATTAGTACAAGACCATTTTTAACAAATATTGAAAAACGTTGGATAACTTTTCAGATATTGTATGCCTTGCATCAATGTCATAAAGTAGGAGTTTGTCATGGAGATATTaaacttgaaaatattacagTCACATCCTGGAACTGGGTACTGTTAGTTGATTTTGCTTCCTTCAAGCCTACATTTGTTCCAGTTGATAACCCAGCAgattattcttatttctttgacACCTCACGAAGAAGAGTTTGCTATTTGGCCCCTGAAAGATTCTCCAGCACAAGTACCACAATTACAGAGAGCAGCTCATTGATTGCTGAAGCAAACTGTGACTCTGGAGATTTAACTCCTGCTATGGATATTTTCTCTGCAGG ATGTGCTTTGTTGGAACTGTGGAATGAACTTCATGTTCCATTTGAATACTCCCAACTATTAGCCTATTGCTCTGGGAAGTATTCTCCAGAAAAACACCTCAACAAACTAGATGATCCAAACTTGAGATCCCTCATCTCAAGTATGATAGAAAAAGATCCAACAAAGAGGAAAAGGGCTGATGACTACTTGGCCGAATACCGCGGTACTTTGTTCCCAGAATACTTCTTCTCATTTTTACAATCTTACATGcttatattttcttcaaatcCCATATTATCCGCCGATGATAAAATAATGCGCCTGAAGCATGATATCAATGATATTTTTACTTTTCTGGGACCTATGACTAAATCTAAAGATAATGAGAGTGAAAAATCTGATGGAGAAAAAGTGGATAAAGGCGAGTGTGAAGGTTTAGTTATTATTACGTCTTTGGTAACATCTTGTATTAGAGGACTTCACACATGTTCATCTAAACTTTACAGCTTGGAAATTTTGCTGGATCTGGCTTCTCATGCTAGTGATGAAACTGTGTTAGATAGAATACTTCCTTATATA ATGTACTTGGCGCATGATAGCTCCACGCGAGTTAAAATTTCAGCCATAAACACAATAACCAAATGCTTGGACTTAGTAACGAAGATCTCCCGATCTGACGCCAACATATTTCCAGAATACATTCTTCCAGAGCTTGCTCCCTTAGCTACCGACCCAAATACTTGTGTTCGAGCTGCCTATGCTAAAAATATTGCTACTCTAGCTGAAATATCACTAAG ataCTTGGAACAAATACAAAATGATTGGTATGACAACAACAGTACCAACAAACAAAAGGATGAACATACTTTCAATTACGAATTGGAGTTACAAGCATTACATGAAATGATCTCACAGACCGTCAGCGCTCTCTTAACAGATACACAGTCTATCGTAAAGCAAACATTAATGGACAGCGGCATCACCAAATTATGTGTATTCTTCGGGAAAACTAAAG CTAATGATGTGCTTTTTTCCCATATGATAACATTTTTAAACGACAAGGAGGATAAAGAATTAAGAGGTACATTTTTCGAATGTATTGTCGGTGTGGCTGCCTACATTGGATGGCATTGTTCGGGAATTCTCGCTCCACTTTTACTTCAG GGCTTGACTGATTCCTCCGAATTCGTGACAGCAAAAAGCATAAATGCAATGTCGTCTTTAACAGAACTAGGTCTCATTACCAAGCCTTCTCTTTGTGAGTTAGTGACGGAATGCTCGTATTTTTTGGTACACCCGAGTTTGTGGGTGAGACAAGCCGTGGCAGGTTTTATATCTACAGCTGCTAAAAGTTTGACGATATTGGATGTACAATGCAAAATGATGCCGAAGTTGAAGATTTATATGAAGTATCCTCTGATCCAAATTGATAA GCCGGAATTACTTTTGGAATCTCTCGTTAGTCCTATACCAAGAAACGTTTACGATAGTGTGGTTAGTTATAATGAAATAGACTCAATATTTGATTTACTAAAGGAGAGGCGATCTTTGAGAGAATGTGTCAATACGGGTAAGGTTCCGACTACAGATTTTCATAGGGATTATCAACCGAGTTTAAAAAAT tTATTCAGAAGATTGGAAGCTAACGGATTAAACGAAACGATGGAGGAGTATTTCTTGAAAATGTCCCATCACCTGAAAAAGATCAACAAATATAAGTTACACCTTGACGGGCGACAAAATAAACCTGCCGAAGGAAGACTTGAAACTAGCTCGATCAACAGTTCAGTTAAGAgtcatatttataatttgggAGATGCACAAAAAGGCGATTACATGGCCAACAG CTCAGAAGTATTGACAAGACAATCGGAGAGTACGAATTCCGGTGGACCTCCATCCAGGTCCACTTCCAGCAGACCTTCTTCTCCACCGCCAGATAGCAACAATCATTTTAATAGTACTGATCCGTCGTCGAATGTTAGTTTACATGAAAGGTCTTATATTCAAT atCGAAAATCCAATTGTTATATAGAATTGGCTAACCTGAAAGCTAGACAACAAGATCATTATTTTGAAGCTTTGAG GAACAAGGAGTGGGCTGAACAAGCAACCTGGCGTCCACAATTGCCTCCTCCCGGTTGGAGACTAAGGGGCGTTTTGGTAGCTCACTTACATGAACACAAGGGTGCCGTGAACAAACTCTGCGTACTACCCGATACACCATACTTTGCAAGCTCTTCTTCGGATGGTTCAGTAAG GTTATGGGACTGCGCAAAAATGGAGGGAAAAAATATCGCCAATAGATCCAAGCAGCACTACAAACTAGGATCCAATATTAATGGGATGGCAGTATGTGAGAGTGGTCAGTCCTTAGGAGTAATATGTCAAGACGGATCTATTAACATTTTAAGAGTAGATTCAGCTGGTAACAA AATGACAGCAGTTCAGTCGCGGCAATTAAATGCCGATGATGACGGGTATGCGGTAGACGTTCAGTGTTTGGATTCCGGATCTCAGAGTGTTTTAGTGTATGCTACACTGTACGGCTCCTTAATCGGATGGGATTTGAGAGCACCCGGTAATGCTTTCAAGTTGGATAATGGACTGAAAAGCGGCGTGATCACTACTTTTTGTTTGGACTATCATCAAAGTTGGTTGATGCTTGGAACTAGCAATGGCACACATGCAGCATGGGACTTGAGGTTCCAGTTGCCGATCATGACATTCGATCATCCTTCAG GTTCTGTTAGGATTAAAAAAGTACTGTCCCATCCGACGGAACATTCATGGGTTATGTCTAGTATACAGGGCAACAATGAAATCTCCATGTGGAATATTGAAACTAGTTTTAGACAGAAAGTATTGTGGGGAAGCACATCTCCACCTTTATCAAAACAA GGTACCGTTAACAGCGTTTGCGCAATGTTAGGCGGTTGTATCGACAGATCACCTTTCCTGTTAGCTGGTGGTACCGATCAAAGACTGAGGTTTTGGAATTTAGAGAGCCCATCTGAATCATATTTGGCCATACCTGGTGCAAGTGATCCAGCAGGTACAGCCTTAAGCTATAGAAGCAGACTCATTGATG
- the Vps15 gene encoding phosphoinositide 3-kinase regulatory subunit 4 isoform X1: protein MGNQLVGIAPSQIFPVERYLTDIPNLKFDTSLGSTRFLKVARAESQEGLIVVKVFVIHDPSLPLSPYKDHLEDVRKKLSSAVNCIPYQKIILTEKAGIIMREYIKYSLYDRISTRPFLTNIEKRWITFQILYALHQCHKVGVCHGDIKLENITVTSWNWVLLVDFASFKPTFVPVDNPADYSYFFDTSRRRVCYLAPERFSSTSTTITESSSLIAEANCDSGDLTPAMDIFSAGCALLELWNELHVPFEYSQLLAYCSGKYSPEKHLNKLDDPNLRSLISSMIEKDPTKRKRADDYLAEYRGTLFPEYFFSFLQSYMLIFSSNPILSADDKIMRLKHDINDIFTFLGPMTKSKDNESEKSDGEKVDKGECEGLVIITSLVTSCIRGLHTCSSKLYSLEILLDLASHASDETVLDRILPYIMYLAHDSSTRVKISAINTITKCLDLVTKISRSDANIFPEYILPELAPLATDPNTCVRAAYAKNIATLAEISLRYLEQIQNDWYDNNSTNKQKDEHTFNYELELQALHEMISQTVSALLTDTQSIVKQTLMDSGITKLCVFFGKTKANDVLFSHMITFLNDKEDKELRGTFFECIVGVAAYIGWHCSGILAPLLLQGLTDSSEFVTAKSINAMSSLTELGLITKPSLCELVTECSYFLVHPSLWVRQAVAGFISTAAKSLTILDVQCKMMPKLKIYMKYPLIQIDKPELLLESLVSPIPRNVYDSVVSYNEIDSIFDLLKERRSLRECVNTGKVPTTDFHRDYQPSLKNLFRRLEANGLNETMEEYFLKMSHHLKKINKYKLHLDGRQNKPAEGRLETSSINSSVKSHIYNLGDAQKGDYMANRLHRTNTSGSIDTNINSDWNYSSEVLTRQSESTNSGGPPSRSTSSRPSSPPPDSNNHFNSTDPSSNVSLHERSYIQYRKSNCYIELANLKARQQDHYFEALRNKEWAEQATWRPQLPPPGWRLRGVLVAHLHEHKGAVNKLCVLPDTPYFASSSSDGSVRLWDCAKMEGKNIANRSKQHYKLGSNINGMAVCESGQSLGVICQDGSINILRVDSAGNKMTAVQSRQLNADDDGYAVDVQCLDSGSQSVLVYATLYGSLIGWDLRAPGNAFKLDNGLKSGVITTFCLDYHQSWLMLGTSNGTHAAWDLRFQLPIMTFDHPSGSVRIKKVLSHPTEHSWVMSSIQGNNEISMWNIETSFRQKVLWGSTSPPLSKQGTVNSVCAMLGGCIDRSPFLLAGGTDQRLRFWNLESPSESYLAIPGASDPAGTALSYRSRLIDGTLVIYEEAGTIRKLDRGEEIPRPGPEPPATGHRDCISDIAMCKASQCFLVTSSKDGVIKVWK, encoded by the exons atgggAAATCAACTTGTGGGCATAGCCCCATCCCAAATTTTCCCCGTGGAACGATATTTGACAGATATCCCGAACTTAAAATTTGATACAAG tttGGGAAGCACCAGATTTCTAAAAGTAGCGAGGGCGGAATCTCAAGAAGGTTTAATTGTAGTTAAAGTTTTTGTAATTCATGATCCATCTTTACCCCTTTCGCCCTATAAGGATCACCTTGAGGATGTAAGGAAGAAATTAAGTTCAGCTGTTAACTGTATTCCTTATCAGAAAATTATTTTAACCGAGAAAGCAGGAATCATTATGAGAGAATATATTAAGTATAGTTTGTATGACAGAATTAGTACAAGACCATTTTTAACAAATATTGAAAAACGTTGGATAACTTTTCAGATATTGTATGCCTTGCATCAATGTCATAAAGTAGGAGTTTGTCATGGAGATATTaaacttgaaaatattacagTCACATCCTGGAACTGGGTACTGTTAGTTGATTTTGCTTCCTTCAAGCCTACATTTGTTCCAGTTGATAACCCAGCAgattattcttatttctttgacACCTCACGAAGAAGAGTTTGCTATTTGGCCCCTGAAAGATTCTCCAGCACAAGTACCACAATTACAGAGAGCAGCTCATTGATTGCTGAAGCAAACTGTGACTCTGGAGATTTAACTCCTGCTATGGATATTTTCTCTGCAGG ATGTGCTTTGTTGGAACTGTGGAATGAACTTCATGTTCCATTTGAATACTCCCAACTATTAGCCTATTGCTCTGGGAAGTATTCTCCAGAAAAACACCTCAACAAACTAGATGATCCAAACTTGAGATCCCTCATCTCAAGTATGATAGAAAAAGATCCAACAAAGAGGAAAAGGGCTGATGACTACTTGGCCGAATACCGCGGTACTTTGTTCCCAGAATACTTCTTCTCATTTTTACAATCTTACATGcttatattttcttcaaatcCCATATTATCCGCCGATGATAAAATAATGCGCCTGAAGCATGATATCAATGATATTTTTACTTTTCTGGGACCTATGACTAAATCTAAAGATAATGAGAGTGAAAAATCTGATGGAGAAAAAGTGGATAAAGGCGAGTGTGAAGGTTTAGTTATTATTACGTCTTTGGTAACATCTTGTATTAGAGGACTTCACACATGTTCATCTAAACTTTACAGCTTGGAAATTTTGCTGGATCTGGCTTCTCATGCTAGTGATGAAACTGTGTTAGATAGAATACTTCCTTATATA ATGTACTTGGCGCATGATAGCTCCACGCGAGTTAAAATTTCAGCCATAAACACAATAACCAAATGCTTGGACTTAGTAACGAAGATCTCCCGATCTGACGCCAACATATTTCCAGAATACATTCTTCCAGAGCTTGCTCCCTTAGCTACCGACCCAAATACTTGTGTTCGAGCTGCCTATGCTAAAAATATTGCTACTCTAGCTGAAATATCACTAAG ataCTTGGAACAAATACAAAATGATTGGTATGACAACAACAGTACCAACAAACAAAAGGATGAACATACTTTCAATTACGAATTGGAGTTACAAGCATTACATGAAATGATCTCACAGACCGTCAGCGCTCTCTTAACAGATACACAGTCTATCGTAAAGCAAACATTAATGGACAGCGGCATCACCAAATTATGTGTATTCTTCGGGAAAACTAAAG CTAATGATGTGCTTTTTTCCCATATGATAACATTTTTAAACGACAAGGAGGATAAAGAATTAAGAGGTACATTTTTCGAATGTATTGTCGGTGTGGCTGCCTACATTGGATGGCATTGTTCGGGAATTCTCGCTCCACTTTTACTTCAG GGCTTGACTGATTCCTCCGAATTCGTGACAGCAAAAAGCATAAATGCAATGTCGTCTTTAACAGAACTAGGTCTCATTACCAAGCCTTCTCTTTGTGAGTTAGTGACGGAATGCTCGTATTTTTTGGTACACCCGAGTTTGTGGGTGAGACAAGCCGTGGCAGGTTTTATATCTACAGCTGCTAAAAGTTTGACGATATTGGATGTACAATGCAAAATGATGCCGAAGTTGAAGATTTATATGAAGTATCCTCTGATCCAAATTGATAA GCCGGAATTACTTTTGGAATCTCTCGTTAGTCCTATACCAAGAAACGTTTACGATAGTGTGGTTAGTTATAATGAAATAGACTCAATATTTGATTTACTAAAGGAGAGGCGATCTTTGAGAGAATGTGTCAATACGGGTAAGGTTCCGACTACAGATTTTCATAGGGATTATCAACCGAGTTTAAAAAAT tTATTCAGAAGATTGGAAGCTAACGGATTAAACGAAACGATGGAGGAGTATTTCTTGAAAATGTCCCATCACCTGAAAAAGATCAACAAATATAAGTTACACCTTGACGGGCGACAAAATAAACCTGCCGAAGGAAGACTTGAAACTAGCTCGATCAACAGTTCAGTTAAGAgtcatatttataatttgggAGATGCACAAAAAGGCGATTACATGGCCAACAG ACTACACAGAACTAACACCTCAGGATCGATAGACACTAACATTAACTCAGACTGGAATTATAGCTCAGAAGTATTGACAAGACAATCGGAGAGTACGAATTCCGGTGGACCTCCATCCAGGTCCACTTCCAGCAGACCTTCTTCTCCACCGCCAGATAGCAACAATCATTTTAATAGTACTGATCCGTCGTCGAATGTTAGTTTACATGAAAGGTCTTATATTCAAT atCGAAAATCCAATTGTTATATAGAATTGGCTAACCTGAAAGCTAGACAACAAGATCATTATTTTGAAGCTTTGAG GAACAAGGAGTGGGCTGAACAAGCAACCTGGCGTCCACAATTGCCTCCTCCCGGTTGGAGACTAAGGGGCGTTTTGGTAGCTCACTTACATGAACACAAGGGTGCCGTGAACAAACTCTGCGTACTACCCGATACACCATACTTTGCAAGCTCTTCTTCGGATGGTTCAGTAAG GTTATGGGACTGCGCAAAAATGGAGGGAAAAAATATCGCCAATAGATCCAAGCAGCACTACAAACTAGGATCCAATATTAATGGGATGGCAGTATGTGAGAGTGGTCAGTCCTTAGGAGTAATATGTCAAGACGGATCTATTAACATTTTAAGAGTAGATTCAGCTGGTAACAA AATGACAGCAGTTCAGTCGCGGCAATTAAATGCCGATGATGACGGGTATGCGGTAGACGTTCAGTGTTTGGATTCCGGATCTCAGAGTGTTTTAGTGTATGCTACACTGTACGGCTCCTTAATCGGATGGGATTTGAGAGCACCCGGTAATGCTTTCAAGTTGGATAATGGACTGAAAAGCGGCGTGATCACTACTTTTTGTTTGGACTATCATCAAAGTTGGTTGATGCTTGGAACTAGCAATGGCACACATGCAGCATGGGACTTGAGGTTCCAGTTGCCGATCATGACATTCGATCATCCTTCAG GTTCTGTTAGGATTAAAAAAGTACTGTCCCATCCGACGGAACATTCATGGGTTATGTCTAGTATACAGGGCAACAATGAAATCTCCATGTGGAATATTGAAACTAGTTTTAGACAGAAAGTATTGTGGGGAAGCACATCTCCACCTTTATCAAAACAA GGTACCGTTAACAGCGTTTGCGCAATGTTAGGCGGTTGTATCGACAGATCACCTTTCCTGTTAGCTGGTGGTACCGATCAAAGACTGAGGTTTTGGAATTTAGAGAGCCCATCTGAATCATATTTGGCCATACCTGGTGCAAGTGATCCAGCAGGTACAGCCTTAAGCTATAGAAGCAGACTCATTGATG
- the Nprl3 gene encoding GATOR complex protein NPRL3 translates to MEVSPLCIILVKSDSKGDRLLFRYPFQTQHSSEPSGTRRKNPYTLPVVDDLLQRNNQPHSNINKENLTGFTDEVLSSLFAVKTELCNRKFELKVNDVRFVSHPTLLQLRNKQEKEDESGMLVNIVFALQALASHSVVKCYHDLSKRMGIVLKYEEKRCGYVSEQTQLMATAHDDGYTSGPGSAFKIILEKCSLAGNIKKMYDDLCSTGLVSLRINRWIPLSFCLPQKVHQWHMRGKIVEPGDIDRCLNALRPYHSLLLLHPLHQMNDFTSLDGSPSLDRMLSQYSPLKNLQALASDSDLTLTHVFELTAHLVYWAKATVIFPVCSTNKYIISPNAPIHIHSPLVDKFSEAFPGLNLIRVISEFSLPTSLGQKCNPLCHPTQQSQLVQTIIWMLQHHLLLQLHTYIQYMPTDNGLLLHKTDNHKKHLTSPSPRSSTVMSNYQINHTERTESESGASTISEAPELITNRNITLENVSFTSTEEDKQDYQEELLLDFPDEERSSIFKIPATNTPEDLKLFARLCRKEYFQGNHHVEEIMYLENLRRSQLLQLLDKFRDVLITYETEDPAIAMFSCSS, encoded by the exons ATGGAAGTAAGCCCTTTATGTATAATTTTGGTAAAATCAGACAGTAAAGGTGACAGACTACTATTTAGGTATCCTTTTCAAACTCAACATAGCAGTGAACCCTCGGGGACTCGAAGAAAAAATCCTTATACTCTTCCTGTAGTAGATGATTTGCTACAGAGAAATAATCAGCCACATTCTAAtatcaataaagaaaatttaacaggatTTACTGATGAGGTTCTTTCTTCCCTTTTTGCAGTTAAAACTGAATTGTGTAACAGAAAGTTTGAGCTCAAAGTAAATGATGTTAGATTTGTAAGTCATCCAACATTACTTCAACTTAGAAACAAACAGGAGAAAGAGGATGAGTCTGGTATGTTAGTTAATATTGTGTTTGCTTTGCAAGCTTTGGCAAGTCACTCTGttg TTAAATGTTATCATGACTTGAGTAAAAGAATGGGAATTGTTTTGAAGTATGAAGAAAAGAGATGTGGGTATGTATCTGAGCAGACTCAGTTAATGGCTACAGCTCATGATGATGGTTATACAAGTGGTCCAGGTAGtgcttttaaaataattttggaaAAGTGTTCCTTAGCTggaaatattaagaaaatgtatgatgatctatGTTCAACTG gaTTGGTTAGTTTGAGAATAAATAGATGGATACCTTTAAGTTTTTGTTTACCACAAAAAGTTCATCAGTGGCACATGAGGGGCAAAATTGTAGAGCCTGGTGACATTGACAG gtGTTTAAATGCCTTAAGACCATATCACAGTTTATTGCTTCTTCATCCTCTGCACCAAATGAACGATTTCACATCTTTAGATGGGTCTCCTTCATTGGATAGAATGCTATCACAATATTCTCCTTTAAAAAATCTGCAAGCATTAGCATCTGATTCTGACCTGACACTAACACAT GTTTTTGAACTGACCGCTCATTTAGTGTACTGGGCAAAGGCGACAGTAATATTTCCAGTATGTTCTACCAACAAATATATCATCTCTCCAAATGCCCCCATTCACATTCATTCGCCACTAGTTGATAAGTTTAGTGAAGCATTTCCAG GTTTAAACTTAATAAGAGTCATTAGCGAATTTTCATTACCGACCTCTTTAGGACAAAAATGCAATCCGCTGTGTCACCCTACGCAACAGTCTCAACTGGTACAGACAATTATTTGGATGTTGCAGCATCACCTTCTATTACAACTTCACACATACATTCAGTACATGCCCACTGATAACGGATTACTATTACATAAAAC TGATAACCATAAGAAACATTTGACATCACCATCTCCTAGAAGTAGCACTGTAATGTCAAATTATCAAATAAATCACACGGAAAGAACTGAATCAGAAAGTGGAGCATCAACCATATCAGAGGCGCCGGAACTAATAACTAACAGGAATATTAC ATTAGAGAATGTTAGTTTTACATCTACAGAAGAGGACAAACAGGACTACCAGGAGGAGTTACTTCTGGATTTTCCCGATGAAGAGAGAAGTTCTATTTTCAAA ATTCCTGCCACAAATACACCGGAGGACCTGAAACTATTTGCCCGCTTATGTAGAAAAGAATACTTTCAAGGCAACCACCACGTGGAAGAAATCATGTACCTGGAAAACCTACGAAGGAGTCAATTACTACAGTTGTTGGATAAATTTAGGGACGTGCTGATTACGTACGAAACGGAAGATCCTGCTATAGCAATGTTTTCATGCTCTTCATAG